The Pseudophryne corroboree isolate aPseCor3 chromosome 2, aPseCor3.hap2, whole genome shotgun sequence genome has a segment encoding these proteins:
- the LOC135051058 gene encoding putative mediator of RNA polymerase II transcription subunit 12, protein MSRPSKRRHPDVAPTPALSTPPRRISTVLPQPPEHILESTQSQGPHSPQLSEPDIMPPEAQQESEQETYTLHLQAIDVNQPSTPQESTPPPQMSPHPQLSQTTPPQQPEPSFWVTWNQQQAQNIDCLRTHTQYLACLPHHLPRLCRNTSRLNVQLCTVANSMEQMRADNSQLIVTFQRIMDEQHRHQQALIQLIQSNQILSETMSRIIDNNTTATTQVTATLANLSQNINLLAQHQ, encoded by the exons atgagcaggcctagcaagagacgtcatcctgatgtcgcaccaacaccagcattaagcacacccccacgtcgtatttctACTGTgctgcctcagccaccagaacacattttggagagtactcaatcacagggaccacattcccctcagctgtctg aaccagacatcatgcccccggaagcccagcaggaatctgaacaggaaacatacaccctccatctgcaagcaatagatgttaaccaaccaagcacgcctcaggaaagtaccccgccacctcaaatgtcaccacacccacaattgagccaaacaacccccccgcaacaacctgaaccatcattttgggtaacatggaaccaacaacaggcacagaatattgattgcctacgcacacacacccaatacctagcctgtctgccccatcatctcccgagactgtgtagaaacacaagcaggctcaatgtccagctatgcacagtcgcaaacagtatggagcagatgagagcagataacagccaacttattgttacctttcagcgcataatggatgagcaacaccgacatcaacaggccctcattcagttaattcaaagtaatcaaattttatcagaaaccatgtctcgcatcatagacaacaacacaacagccacaacacaagttacggcaaccctggctaacctcagtcaaaatattaatttgttggcacaacaccaataa